From the Sulfuriferula nivalis genome, the window TTTGCGATATTTGCAGATGCTGCCAAGGCGCAATACTGTCGCCAAACCAGGCATCATTAGTGACGTTCACCAACAATGTTGCCTGTGGCAGCGGCCGGATGATTTCTTCACCGAACACATCTTCGTAACAGACATTCGCTGCCACCTGCTGTCCAGCAATTTGAAATGGTTTCTGATGCAGCTCGCCACGCGAAAAATCCGACAGCGGAATATGCAAAACTTGGGTAATTGGCCCGAATACAGACTTCAGCGGAATATACTCGCCAAACGGCACTAAATGCGATTTGCGATATACCTGTAGCGCTGCCGTACCAACATTCATGACGCTGTTGTAATAATTACCATTAGCCAAGCGTTCCGGTACACCAAACAGCACATCACCGCCATTGCTGCGCGCATGCTCGGCCAAGCCCTCTAAATATCCTGCAGGTATATCATCAAAAAATAATGGGATAGCAGTTTCGGGCAAAACAATTAAGCGTGACTGGCTGCTCTCCACCAAATCACGATAATCACGCAGCGTCGTCCAGACTTGCTCTGGTCGCCATTTGATAGACTGACTGATGTTACCTTGAATCAGACTGACGCTAATGGGTGCACCAACAGGTACAGTCCAGCGCACATCATGCATCATCCACGCGCCACCCCACAACACAACAATCAGCCAACTGTATCGTGAACGCCATACTAATGCTGCTGCTGTCCAGGCCAACAATAAGGAAATGCCGAATACCCCGATAACAGGCGCATAGGCGGCCAATGGACTAGCTGGCACTTGCGAATACCCCACTGCCAGCCAGGGAAATCCAGTAAATATCCAGCCACGTACCCACTCAGCCAGCATCCACGCTGCAGGTACGCTCCATATCGCCATAGCGGCGCTGCGCCTGTACACATAACCCACAGCAGCGGGGAACAATGCCAGAAAGGCTGCGAACAACAACACCGCCAGCGCTGCCAAACTCACGGACATCTCGCCATAAGTATGCAAGCTGGTATATATCCAGGATACACCTGCGCTAAAAAAGCCCAGCCCGAACCACCAACCCAGCAACACACTACGTTCAGGCGCATGGCGCCATAAGCGGAACAAACCTGACAACGTCAACAACGGCAGCCACCACCAACTGAATGGGGCAAAACCAAAAACACTTGTCGCGCCTAACAACAGCGCGACCACGGACAACCTAGTGCTGCGCAGCAAAGTCCAGCATCCGCTGTATCGACAACACCGCTTTTTGCTGTGTCGCGCTATCGACTAAAATCTCATTTACACCGGTTTCCAGCACATGTGCCAGACTACGCAAACCATTCATCGCCATCCACGGGCAATGCGCGCAGCTTTTACAGGTTGCACCCACGCCTGCGGTTGGTGCTTCGATAAACACTTTGCCAGGTGCAGCGGCGTGCATTTTATGGAATATGCCATTGTCCGTTGCCACAATAAATTCACGGTTTGGCATAGTCTGCGCAGCACGGATAATCTGCGTGGTCGAACCGACCACATCTGCCAATGCGATCACATCAGCGGGAGATTCCGGATGTACCAGCACTGCCGCATCCGGATGCGCCAGTTTCATCGCAGCTAGCTCTTTCGCCTTAAACGCCTCATGCACCACACAGGAACCCTGCCATAACAACATATCTGCGCCCGTGGTCCGCTGCACGTAATCACCTAAATACTTATCAGGTGCCCACAATATTTTTTGACCTAAAGCATGCAAATGCGCAACGATTTTGACTGCGGTGCCGGAAGTTACCACCCAGTCCGCCCGCGCCTTAACGGCCGCAGATGTATTGGCGTAAACCACCACGACACGATCAGGATGCTGATCGCAAAAAGCCGAAAACTCATCCGCGGGACATGCCAGATCCAATGAGCAATTCGCATTCAAGTCCGGCATCAGTACGCGCTTTTCAGGGTTAAGAATTTTCGCAGTATCGCCCATGAATTTAACGCCGGCAACCAGTATGGTGCTGGCTGCATGAGCATGCCCAAATCGCGCCATTTCCAGCGAATCTGATACACATCCGCCAGTCGCATC encodes:
- the lnt gene encoding apolipoprotein N-acyltransferase translates to MSVVALLLGATSVFGFAPFSWWWLPLLTLSGLFRLWRHAPERSVLLGWWFGLGFFSAGVSWIYTSLHTYGEMSVSLAALAVLLFAAFLALFPAAVGYVYRRSAAMAIWSVPAAWMLAEWVRGWIFTGFPWLAVGYSQVPASPLAAYAPVIGVFGISLLLAWTAAALVWRSRYSWLIVVLWGGAWMMHDVRWTVPVGAPISVSLIQGNISQSIKWRPEQVWTTLRDYRDLVESSQSRLIVLPETAIPLFFDDIPAGYLEGLAEHARSNGGDVLFGVPERLANGNYYNSVMNVGTAALQVYRKSHLVPFGEYIPLKSVFGPITQVLHIPLSDFSRGELHQKPFQIAGQQVAANVCYEDVFGEEIIRPLPQATLLVNVTNDAWFGDSIAPWQHLQISQMRALESGRQMLRATNTGATAIIDVDGRVLKQLPIFTRAILTTQAQGYQGLTPFARWGNYPMLLLASVMLLGVLWKLVISTVFRK
- the nadA gene encoding quinolinate synthase NadA; the encoded protein is MQTLFQMPHTPKVIAPPMVEEVLGADERATLIAHIKTMMAQQNAVLVAHYYTSADLQDLADATGGCVSDSLEMARFGHAHAASTILVAGVKFMGDTAKILNPEKRVLMPDLNANCSLDLACPADEFSAFCDQHPDRVVVVYANTSAAVKARADWVVTSGTAVKIVAHLHALGQKILWAPDKYLGDYVQRTTGADMLLWQGSCVVHEAFKAKELAAMKLAHPDAAVLVHPESPADVIALADVVGSTTQIIRAAQTMPNREFIVATDNGIFHKMHAAAPGKVFIEAPTAGVGATCKSCAHCPWMAMNGLRSLAHVLETGVNEILVDSATQQKAVLSIQRMLDFAAQH